The Sporomusaceae bacterium genomic sequence TCGAAGAGGATGCCGGTGACGGCGGGTACGCCGAGGTCGTCGAGGACGTCGCCGAGGGAGGTGAAGTTGCTGTGGACGACGGTAACCCGGCAGGGCGCGTTCCGCAGCCGGGTCTGGGCGGCCTTGAGAGCCGCGGGGTCTTGGTCGATGCCGATGAACCAGGCCGATGGACTGAGGCGCCCGGCGACGGCTGCGGCATGCCCGCCGCCCCCGAGGGTGCAGTCCACGTAGATGCCGGCCGGGTCGGTGACCAGTGCGGCGACCGTTTCTGCGAGAAGAACGCTTGTGTGTTGAAAGTCCATGTCAGCCTCCGGCTAGATGCCGAGGTCCACCAGGTTTTCGGCGATGGTGGCGACATCGGGGCCAATCTTGGCGTTGTATTCGTCCCAAGCTTCTTTGCCCCAGATTTCGATGCGGGTCGACACGCCGATGACGACGACGTCTTTGTCGAGCTTGGCGTGTTCCCTGAGGTTGGCGGGCAGGAGCACTCGGCCCTGTTTGTCGGCTTCGAGCTCGGCCGCGCCGGCGAAGAAGAAGCGGACGAAGGCGCGGGCCTCGGGTTTGGCAAGCGGCAGTTGCTTGAGCTTGTTCTCTAGGATGGCCCACTCTTCGGGGCTGTATACGAACAGGCAGTTGTCGAGGCCTTTGGTGGCGATGAACTTCTCGCCAAGGTCCTCGCGGAACTTGGCCGGGAAAATGAGGCGCCCTTTGTTGTCGATGGTATGGAGATATTCCCCCATGAACATGGCCTCATCACCACCTCGGCGTTAGTTTCAACCACTTTACACCACAATCCACCACTTTTATGTACTTTTTCTCGACAAATTGAAAAAATCCTTCATATTTTTGAAGGATTTTTTTGCTTTAATTATTTGTTTGGGTGCTTTGACTTTAACAAATAAGCATCAGGCACAAGATGTTGTGGTGGTCCGTCACAAAACCCCTATATATGCAGGTCACCAGCCATTTTATGGAAGAAAAAAATTTTAAAATTTTTTTTGAAAATGCGCCGCGGAGGCAGGAAATACGAGGGGTTGAACGCTGTTTTCGGGGGTTGACAGGATTGTGGAGGGACACTTATCTGGCACAAGCGGTTGTGGCGGATGCTGCTTATGGGCGGCCGGGAGTGGCAGAAGCCGGAGGCCGTTCAGAAGTGCCCAGATGCAAGGCGGACCGGATAAGCAGGCACACAACGCTTTAGCGTTGATGTGATCGCTTATACCCGAAAGGGTGCGAGCGCGCCGCGCCGCGTACTCGGAATGTACGCAAGCAAGCGCTCTGAGGACCAACGCCGCAGATGGGTGCTGCTGGGCGGCCGGGGACTATTGACGCAAGGAGGAGAAGTAGGCGTCCATATCTCTGGTAAACCACCCCATCGGCACACGGAAGGTGTTTAAAAAGGCTTTGTCGGGGTCGGCGCCGTGGTGGAGCTGCTGGTAGAAGTAGACGACCTTGTCGAAGCCGGCGTCGGCGACGAGTTTGTTGAGCATGAGGGTGGACATGGCGTAGACGGGATAGCCTTTGCCGGAGAGGCCGCTGAAGACGGCGTAGTTCTTGCTGGCAAGCTCGGCGGCGCTGGGGATGACCTTGGCGTGCTTGACGCGCAGCTGCTCCATGGCCAAAAAGACGCCGGCGGGCGCGAAACCGGCCTTTTCGGAGGCTTTCATGCGAAAGAGTTCGGGGGCGGCTTCGACCATCCAGTTGACGGTGCCGAGCTTGCCCCATTGGCTCTGGACCTGGTGGAAAATTTCGTGGGGGAGGACGCGGTATACTTCCTGGCGGTCGCGCTTCAAGGCGTCGCTGCCTTTGAGGATGATGACCGGCCGCTGGCCGAGGCTGACGCCCGCGCTCTGTTTGGCGGTCTGCTCGGCTTTTTCGCGGGTGTAGCCGTTGCTGACCAAGATGCGGACGTAGTCTTCGTGGTCGGCGGAGACGATGACGGTAATGGGCCGGGTGAGGTAGATGCGGTATTCGGCGAGCAGGTCGGCGACTGTGTCGAGGCTGGCTTCGACGTTGTCGCGGAGCTGTTGGGGCGCACTGGAGTCGTAGGCGACTTTGACCCACGACCGCTCGGCGGCGAAGGCGGGCGCGGCGACGGCAAGGATGAGCAGGGCGGTAAGCAAGGCCAGAAACGGCCGGCGGAGGTGTAAGGTCATGGAGTTGTCTCCCCTCTCCCCGATTCTTGTCTGATGGTTAGTATTCTGCGTGCGGGCCGCGCCTTCCTTTTTCCTGCGGGCGGCCCAGATGGCGAGGTAGGCAGGATTTTGGCGAAGCGCGAAGAAGGGAAAATTATAGTACTATTCGCTGGAGGTAATGACGATGCTGATGAAGCGGTTGATAATGTTTGTGACGATGGCAACGGTGTTGTGCGCGCTGGCTGGGACGGCGCTGGCGGCGGAGTCGTGGGCGACCGACCCGAAGACGGGGGCGAAGGTGGGCTTTGTCCATCCTTTTTACGCTCTCACCGCGGCGAGTTGGTCGGGCCCGGTGGCGGACGGCAAGGCGGAGGGCAGCGGGACGCTGGTCGCGACTGTCCGCGCCGGCAAAACGGTTTACACCATCCAGATACAGGGCGAGATGCACGCCGGCCTGCTGAACGGCAAGGCGAGCGGCAAGTGGTCGGACGGCGATACGTTCGAGTCGAATTTTATCAACGGCGTCGGCGAGGGCCGGGGGTTCATCAAGTACGCGACCCGGAACGGCCGCGTTTATGAGGGCGATTTCAGCAACAGCCTGCCGAACGGCCAAGGTGTTTATAAAGAGGCCAACGGCAAGGTTATTTACGAGGGGGAGTGGAAGGACGGCGCGCCGGTGACGCGGCCGCTGCTCGACAAGGTGCTGGGCATTCCCTGGGGCGCGTCCGAGGATGAGGTGAAGAAGGCGCTGCTGGCGCGGCCGAAGACTTCGCTGCAGTGGAGCGGCAAGATCGACGGCGGCGCGACCGCGCAACGCTTCTGGGGGCCGTTCAACAACGAGGATCAATGGATTACGGCTTACTTTCTCGACGGCAAGCTGTTCCTGGTGGAAATGATTCGGATGGTGCCGGAAAGCAAAGTGGATGAGGCCATGGAAAAATTCGCGGCCACGCTCAAGGGCCTGGCGGAACGGTACGGTCCGGCGGACATCGAGACAGGTAAGTATATGGACACCACCAACGCCTGGGTCTGGCCGGCGAAGTACGCGATCCGCGCGATCGTCGAACGGCAGGCGGGGGCAAACCCGCCGGCGTTCGCCGTGCGGCTGGTTTATGTCGAGGCGGCCGGTTATCTGAAATATGAGGAGAAGTCGGCTCCGGCGAGCGTGAAGTCGGAGTATTAGCAGTACGCAGAGAAAATGTTGGCGGAGGGGTATGGATGCGGAAAGCGCGGTTTTCGATGGTGATATTGGCGGTTGTGGCGCTGCTGGCTTTTGCCGGGACGGCGCTGGCGGCGGAGTCGTGGGTGACCGACCCGAAGACGGGGGCGAAGATCGGCTGGGATTCGCCGTCTATGACGCTGACGTCGGCCAGCTGGTCGGGGCCGGTGACGGACGGCAAGGCGGAGGGCAAGGGAACGCTGGCGATCGCGACGACGAATACGCTTACCGGCGAAACTTCTACCGGGCAGCTGGAGGCTGAGATGACGGCCGGCAAGCTGAACGGCAAGGTTCGCGGCAAGTGGTCGAACGGCGATACTTTCGACGGCAATTACACCGACGGGCGCACCGACGGCAAGGGGGTCTACAGGTGGACCACCAGCCGCAACGGCCGTTTTTACGAAGGCGAGTTCAAGAACGGCCTCCAGGACGGACAGGGTGTTTATAAGGAAGCGAACGGCAAGGTGATCTACGAGGGCCAGTGGAAGGACGGCACACCGGCGACGCGGCCGAACCTCGACAAGGTGCTGGGCATACCCTGGGGGGCGACGCAGGACGAGGTGAAGAAGGTTATGCAGGAGCGGCCGAATACTTCGCTGCGGTATGCCTGGAGGGAGGGCTCGCGCAATGTCCAGCAGTATCTGGGCCCGTTCAACGACAGATCGCACTGGATTTTCTTCTGGTTCAACGAGGGCAAGCTGTACGCCGTGGCGGCCCATGTCTCGGCGCCGGAGGCCCAGGTGGACAGGGTGATGGAGGCGCTGGAGACGACCCGTAAGGGGATGACGGAGCGCTACGGCCCGGCGGATACGGATACGGGCAAGTATTTGGACACCAAGCTGTACTGGTTCTGGCCGGGCAAATACCGGATCACGCTGTCGATCGAACGGCAGAGCGCGCCGGAGCCGGGGTTCGGTATGTGGCTGCGCTACGCGGATGTGGCGGCGCTGTATAAGGCGGAAGGCACTAAGGCGTCCGCGGCGAAGAACGATTTTTAGGGAGGGAAGCGAAAACCCGCTGCCGGGAGGCAGCGGGTTTTAATGTTAGTGCAGGAGATTAACGATGTGAGATAAAGGCCGTTCAGAAGCCTTCAGATACAAGGCGCACCGGAGGATGACACCGGAAGCGTACACGATAGTACGCTGAGGATGGCAGCCGAGGAGCAACGCAGTAGATGGAGGCTTATCAACGGCCGTCAGTTTTTGAAGATGCTCAGTCTTTCGAGAAGCGGGGCTGCGGTGAGCCGACAGTAGAAGCTGCGGAAGGTTTTGCCGCTGTGGTAGATGGGGATGCGCTCAAGGGCGTAGGGGTCGCTCTCTAAGCCGACCTGGCCGAAGCGGGTGGTGAAGGCTGCCCGGTAACCGGCCTGGCGGACGAGTTCTTCGATCCTGAGGGTGTAGGCGCCGGTGGGATAGGCGAAGTAGCGGGGTTTGACGCCGAGCTGGCGTTCTAGCTCGCCGGCCGATTCGGCGAGCTCGGCGGCGGCCTGCTCGGCGGTGAGTTTGGTAAGGGGCTGGTGGCTGACGGTGTGGGAGCCGAAGACGAAGCCGTTTTTGTGCATTTCCCGCACCTGATCCCAGGTCATGTAGCGGTCGTCGGCGCCGATGAAGCCGGTGATGAGGAAGACGGTGGCGGTGAAGCCGTATTTTTTGAGGATGGGGTAGGCGTTGGCGTAGTTGTCGGCGTAGCCGTCGTCGAAGGTGATGAGGACGGGCTTGTCGGGCAGATGACGGCCGTATTTGAGGTAGCCCATGAGCTGGTCGGGGGTGATAGAGTGATAACCGTTTTCGGCCAGGTGGCTGATCTGGTCTTCGAATTCGCCGGGGGTAAGCGACAGGCCGTGGTCGACGGTGTCGATCTTGTGGTAGTTGAGTACGGGGACGTCGGTGAGGTCTAGCGGCAGGTGCTGGCGGCCGGCGACGGCCCTGGCGCCGGTGATGGCGGAGGCGAGGAGGACGAAGAGGAGCAGGGCGGCCAGGCACGCCAGGGCTGTGCGTTTTTTCAGGTAATGAGTATACATGCCTCTCCCCCTCCTCTCTCCCACTACGTTGTGGAATACTATTCGCCGTTCCTTATGTACTGTGCGAATTCGTTTAAAAGCTCCAGATGCAAGGCGCACCGGAGGATGACACCGGAAGCGTACACGGTGGTACGCTGAGGATGGCAGCCGAGGAGCAACGCCGCAGATGGACTTTTAAACGAATTCCCCCTTATTTACACACATCAATCACGGTAGCGCCGGTTATCTCCTTTAATCTGTCAGGACTGACGGGGAGGGCCGAGTTGGCCGTGCCGGCCGCGGCGTAGACGATGGCGAAGTCCCACAGGCTGCGGTCGAGGTAGAGGGGGACGCCGGGGAGGATGCCGACGGGGGAAACGCCGCCGGGCGGGAAGCCGGTTTCGGTCTGGACGGTTTCGGCGTCGGCGAAGCGGATTTTCTTGGCGCCCAGTTCGCGGGCCAGGGCTTTGGTGTCGGTTTTTTTGTCGCCGCAGGTGGTCAGGAGCACCGGCCGGCCGTCGGCGAGGAAGCAGAGCGTTTTGGCGATCTGGGCGGGGGTGACGCCGAGCGCCTGGGCGGCCAGTTCGGAGGTGTGGGTGCTGCTGTCGAAGAGGATGATTTCGAGGTCGGGAAATTGACTGAGAAAGTTTTTGACGCGTTCGAGGGGCAAGGTGGGTACCTCCTTATTGTTCCTCTGCCGGAGGACGGCGGCCGCAAAGCAGCAGGCCGAGGGCGGCGGCGGCGGCGGCCAGGATGCTGAAGAGCCGGGCGAGGCTGACGCCGCAGACGATTTCGCCGTCGAGGCGCAGGCCGGCGAAGTAGTAGTGCCCGGCCGCGTAGAGGATGATGTATGTGAGGAAGAGGGCGCCCGCCGGGAGGCTCCTGAGAGCCCGGCCGGCAGTGAGGAGCGCGAGCAGGAGGAGGACGTTCCAGGCCGATTCGTACAGGAATACGGGGTGGAAGTAGTCGAACTGTTCGTAACCGGCCGGCCGGAGGGCGTAGTCGATGTAGACGCCCCAGGCGAGGTTGGTGGGGTAGCCGAAGGCTTCCTGGTTGAAGAAGTTGGCCCATTGGCCGACAGCCTGTCCGCCGGCGAGGGCTGGGGCGGCAAGGTCGGCCCACGTCCAGAAGCGGACGCGCCGCCGCCGGGTGTAGAGAAAGAGGACGAGGATGAAGGCGAGCAGGGCGCCGTGGACGGCCAGCCCTCCCTGCCAGAGGCAAAGGGCGTCGAGCGGGCTGTCGCGATAGAGGCGCCAGTTGGCGGCGACATAGTAGGCGCGGGCGCCGACGACGCCGGCCGGCACGCTCCAGAAGAGGAGGTCGAAGACGGGTTCGATGGGCAGGGATTGCCGCCTGGCCTGCCAGATAACAATGAAAAAAGCGGCCAAAACAGCGGCGGCGACGATAAGCCCGTACCAGTAGAAGTGCAGCGGTCCCAGCGTGAATGCTATTTTGCCCATTTTCAAGTCACCCTCGTATCGGCCGGTGTCCTCATGTTGCGGGTCCAATTTTCCGATAGTGTAATTTTAACTC encodes the following:
- the mraZ gene encoding division/cell wall cluster transcriptional repressor MraZ, whose product is MFMGEYLHTIDNKGRLIFPAKFREDLGEKFIATKGLDNCLFVYSPEEWAILENKLKQLPLAKPEARAFVRFFFAGAAELEADKQGRVLLPANLREHAKLDKDVVVIGVSTRIEIWGKEAWDEYNAKIGPDVATIAENLVDLGI
- a CDS encoding polysaccharide deacetylase family protein, with the translated sequence MYTHYLKKRTALACLAALLLFVLLASAITGARAVAGRQHLPLDLTDVPVLNYHKIDTVDHGLSLTPGEFEDQISHLAENGYHSITPDQLMGYLKYGRHLPDKPVLITFDDGYADNYANAYPILKKYGFTATVFLITGFIGADDRYMTWDQVREMHKNGFVFGSHTVSHQPLTKLTAEQAAAELAESAGELERQLGVKPRYFAYPTGAYTLRIEELVRQAGYRAAFTTRFGQVGLESDPYALERIPIYHSGKTFRSFYCRLTAAPLLERLSIFKN
- a CDS encoding YbaK/EbsC family protein, which encodes MPLERVKNFLSQFPDLEIILFDSSTHTSELAAQALGVTPAQIAKTLCFLADGRPVLLTTCGDKKTDTKALARELGAKKIRFADAETVQTETGFPPGGVSPVGILPGVPLYLDRSLWDFAIVYAAAGTANSALPVSPDRLKEITGATVIDVCK
- the lgt gene encoding prolipoprotein diacylglyceryl transferase, yielding MGKIAFTLGPLHFYWYGLIVAAAVLAAFFIVIWQARRQSLPIEPVFDLLFWSVPAGVVGARAYYVAANWRLYRDSPLDALCLWQGGLAVHGALLAFILVLFLYTRRRRVRFWTWADLAAPALAGGQAVGQWANFFNQEAFGYPTNLAWGVYIDYALRPAGYEQFDYFHPVFLYESAWNVLLLLALLTAGRALRSLPAGALFLTYIILYAAGHYYFAGLRLDGEIVCGVSLARLFSILAAAAAALGLLLCGRRPPAEEQ